From Chloroflexota bacterium, one genomic window encodes:
- a CDS encoding copper-translocating P-type ATPase: protein MTEKQIILPVTGMTCASCANHIGQALKNVPGVAEAQVNLATEKATVTFSNGAVPLTALIQAVRDAGYDVPTETLILPIGGMTCASCANHIEQALKKVPGVLDAAVNLATEKATVTFVPGVAGLADFKRAVADAGYEVLELAQEEGAGEESEEDEAERKMREARFRMWVAWGFTIPIILWMFAEMFFGIVWPNATIYNLGMIVLALPVLFWVGRKTYRSGLTAVLHGYANMDTLIALGTGVSLLTGPAAFFFPVANYAGVAAMIMAFHLTGRYVEETAKGRASQAIRKLLELGAKTARVLRDGQEIEIPIEEVQVGDIMVVRPGEKIPTDGVIIEGESAVDESMATGESMPVNKHPGDEVIGATVNQEGLLKVKATKVGKDTFLAQVIKLVEECQGSKVPIQEFADRVTGVFVPVVIGIAVLTFVAWLIFPDTMRVLVQAGSFLPWVNPDLSVITLAIVSTVAVLVIACPCALGLATPTALMVGSGMGAEHGILIRTGEAIQTLKDVKAIIFDKTGTITKGKPEVTDIVPVNGFDEKDLLKAAASAERGSEHPLGRAIVERAQAEEMPLAEPEAFQAVRGKGVMASVNGSQVLVGSRRLMREHGLDPAPLEDTLRRLEEEAKTAMLVAVDGQLAGVVAVADTLKEDSVAAIRELREMGLQTAMITGDNQRTAEAIARRVGIDHVLAEVLPDGKVTEVQKLQERFGLVAFVGDGINDAPALTQANVGIAIGTGTDIAIEASDVTLVRGELTGVVEAINLSRATFRKIKQNLFWAFFYNVAMIPLAIIGWMHPVLAEIAMATSSITVVTNANRLRRVDIRPSYEATPSRTEGSPAETPSTPLPSPRSVN from the coding sequence ATGACGGAGAAACAGATCATCCTTCCTGTCACAGGCATGACTTGCGCTTCCTGTGCGAATCATATCGGCCAGGCGCTCAAGAACGTGCCAGGTGTGGCCGAAGCCCAGGTGAACCTGGCCACGGAGAAGGCGACCGTCACGTTCAGCAACGGGGCGGTCCCTCTGACGGCACTGATTCAGGCGGTGAGGGACGCCGGCTATGACGTCCCCACGGAGACGCTGATCCTGCCCATCGGCGGCATGACGTGCGCCTCCTGCGCCAATCACATCGAACAGGCCCTCAAGAAGGTGCCGGGCGTCCTGGATGCCGCGGTGAACCTGGCCACCGAGAAGGCCACGGTGACCTTCGTCCCGGGCGTGGCGGGGCTGGCGGACTTCAAGCGGGCCGTGGCCGACGCGGGATACGAGGTGCTGGAACTGGCCCAGGAGGAGGGCGCCGGCGAGGAGTCGGAGGAGGACGAGGCCGAGCGCAAGATGCGTGAGGCCCGCTTCCGCATGTGGGTCGCCTGGGGGTTCACCATCCCGATCATCCTCTGGATGTTCGCGGAGATGTTCTTCGGCATCGTCTGGCCCAACGCCACCATCTACAACCTGGGCATGATCGTCCTGGCGCTGCCCGTGCTGTTCTGGGTCGGCCGCAAGACGTATCGAAGCGGCCTGACGGCGGTGCTGCACGGATATGCCAACATGGACACGCTCATCGCGTTGGGCACCGGCGTCTCCCTGCTCACCGGGCCGGCGGCCTTCTTCTTCCCGGTGGCGAACTACGCCGGCGTGGCGGCCATGATCATGGCCTTCCACCTGACGGGGCGCTACGTGGAGGAGACGGCCAAGGGACGGGCATCCCAGGCCATCCGCAAGCTGCTGGAGCTGGGGGCTAAGACCGCCCGCGTGCTGCGAGATGGGCAGGAGATCGAGATCCCCATCGAGGAAGTTCAGGTGGGCGACATCATGGTCGTGCGCCCCGGCGAGAAGATCCCCACGGACGGCGTCATCATCGAGGGGGAGAGCGCCGTGGACGAGTCCATGGCCACCGGCGAGAGCATGCCGGTGAACAAGCACCCCGGCGACGAGGTCATCGGCGCCACGGTGAACCAGGAAGGGCTGCTGAAGGTGAAGGCCACCAAGGTGGGCAAGGACACCTTCCTGGCCCAGGTCATCAAGCTGGTGGAGGAGTGCCAGGGGTCCAAGGTGCCCATCCAGGAGTTCGCCGACCGAGTGACGGGCGTCTTCGTGCCGGTCGTCATCGGGATCGCCGTGCTCACCTTCGTCGCCTGGCTGATCTTCCCGGATACGATGCGGGTCCTGGTGCAGGCGGGGTCCTTCCTGCCCTGGGTGAACCCCGACCTGAGCGTGATCACCCTGGCCATCGTCTCCACCGTGGCCGTCCTGGTCATCGCCTGCCCGTGCGCGTTGGGCCTGGCGACGCCGACGGCGCTGATGGTGGGCAGCGGCATGGGGGCCGAGCACGGCATCCTCATCCGCACCGGCGAGGCGATCCAGACGCTGAAGGACGTGAAAGCGATCATCTTCGATAAGACGGGGACGATTACCAAGGGCAAGCCGGAGGTGACGGACATCGTCCCCGTGAACGGGTTCGACGAGAAGGACCTGCTGAAGGCGGCCGCGTCGGCCGAGCGAGGCAGCGAGCACCCGCTGGGTCGCGCCATCGTGGAGCGGGCCCAGGCGGAGGAGATGCCCCTGGCCGAGCCGGAGGCGTTCCAGGCGGTTCGGGGGAAAGGGGTGATGGCGTCGGTGAACGGCAGCCAGGTGTTGGTGGGCTCCCGTCGATTGATGCGAGAGCACGGCCTGGACCCGGCCCCCCTGGAGGACACGCTGCGCCGCCTGGAGGAGGAGGCCAAGACGGCCATGCTGGTGGCCGTAGACGGTCAACTGGCCGGGGTCGTCGCTGTGGCCGATACCCTGAAAGAGGACTCGGTGGCCGCCATCCGTGAGCTGCGAGAGATGGGGCTCCAGACGGCCATGATCACCGGCGACAACCAGCGGACGGCGGAGGCCATCGCCCGCCGGGTGGGCATCGATCACGTGCTGGCGGAGGTGCTGCCGGACGGCAAGGTGACTGAGGTGCAAAAGCTGCAAGAGCGGTTCGGCCTGGTGGCCTTCGTTGGAGACGGCATCAACGACGCCCCTGCGCTGACGCAGGCCAACGTGGGCATCGCCATCGGCACCGGCACCGACATCGCCATCGAGGCTTCCGATGTGACCCTGGTACGCGGCGAGTTAACGGGCGTGGTGGAGGCGATCAATCTGAGCCGCGCCACGTTCCGCAAGATCAAGCAGAACCTGTTCTGGGCCTTCTTCTACAACGTGGCCATGATCCCGCTGGCCATCATCGGCTGGATGCACCCGGTGCTGGCGGAGATCGCCATGGCGACCAGCTCGATCACGGTGGTCACCAACGCAAACCGGCTGCGCAGGGTGGACATTCGGCCCAGCTACGAGGCGACGCCCAGCCGAACCGAGGGGAGCCCGGCGGAGACGCCCTCGACGCCGCTGCCGTCCCCGCGCTCGGTGAACTAG
- a CDS encoding DUF1405 domain-containing protein, protein MNGTVTGKRSPTAYLPSLISWALSPPIVAAIFIGNGIGAVAGVIYWYGRQLLASPWYLWPFIPDSPGSTFMVLPALALILRRRPGWPLLNAYAAFGIIKYGLWTVAFWSLYWTNGGPFTLESMAMTFTHSIMIAEGLLLLYHTRLTRPVALGLGAWFLLNDWVDYGPLHTRPGLPPGVSVQTMMWIAGGITLLITAAYLMLAHRGKRTR, encoded by the coding sequence GTGAACGGCACCGTGACGGGCAAGCGATCTCCAACGGCATATCTCCCATCGTTGATCTCCTGGGCGCTGTCGCCGCCGATCGTCGCGGCCATCTTCATTGGCAACGGGATCGGCGCGGTCGCGGGCGTGATCTACTGGTACGGGAGGCAGTTGCTAGCCAGCCCCTGGTACCTCTGGCCCTTCATCCCCGACTCTCCCGGCAGCACCTTCATGGTGCTGCCCGCGCTGGCGCTGATCCTGCGCAGGCGGCCGGGCTGGCCGCTCCTCAACGCGTATGCCGCCTTCGGCATCATCAAGTATGGGCTGTGGACGGTGGCGTTCTGGTCCCTCTACTGGACGAATGGAGGCCCCTTCACCCTGGAAAGCATGGCCATGACCTTCACCCACTCCATCATGATCGCCGAAGGGCTGCTTCTGCTGTACCACACGCGGCTGACCCGTCCCGTCGCCCTGGGCCTGGGCGCCTGGTTCCTCCTCAACGATTGGGTGGATTACGGTCCCTTACACACGCGGCCGGGCCTGCCCCCGGGCGTATCCGTTCAGACGATGATGTGGATAGCCGGGGGGATCACGTTGCTTATCACGGCCGCGTACCTGATGCTGGCTCACCGAGGGAAACGCACACGATGA
- a CDS encoding DUF2085 domain-containing protein has protein sequence MNDSMSSGLPPTPPAVGAASASASATIARRIDAIIDRVARHWLAIILIGMGIFVTLPFLAPVAMAAGWTWLGKLIYTMYIPFCHQLPQRSWFLFGEKLTYTLDEINRVYPSTNPWHLRFFYGSPEMGWKVAWSDRMISFYGMIPVYGALYAWLRRRRGRPLPPIPLWAFIALLAPMALDGGTHWLNDLLYGISGGGFRDTNAWLAALTGHAWPGFYAGDHFGTFNWWMRLITGVLGAWGIAFFGLPWADRLMTAEEDAPDVQAVGGPQTAARESAHDRRHSREASRPL, from the coding sequence ATGAACGATTCGATGTCCTCTGGCCTGCCCCCGACACCGCCCGCGGTGGGGGCGGCCTCCGCATCGGCCAGCGCCACCATCGCACGCCGCATCGACGCGATCATCGATCGAGTAGCGCGGCACTGGCTGGCGATCATCCTGATCGGGATGGGGATCTTCGTCACGCTGCCCTTCCTGGCGCCGGTGGCCATGGCGGCCGGCTGGACCTGGCTGGGCAAGCTGATCTACACGATGTACATCCCGTTCTGCCATCAGTTGCCGCAGCGCAGCTGGTTCCTCTTCGGAGAGAAGCTGACGTACACCCTGGACGAGATCAACCGGGTCTACCCATCCACCAACCCCTGGCACCTGCGGTTCTTCTACGGCTCGCCGGAGATGGGGTGGAAGGTAGCCTGGAGCGATCGCATGATCAGCTTCTACGGGATGATCCCGGTGTACGGCGCGCTGTACGCCTGGCTGCGGAGGCGGCGAGGCCGACCGTTGCCCCCCATCCCGCTGTGGGCGTTCATCGCCCTGCTGGCCCCGATGGCCCTGGATGGGGGCACGCACTGGCTCAACGACCTGTTGTACGGCATATCCGGAGGCGGGTTCCGTGACACGAACGCCTGGCTGGCGGCGTTGACGGGCCACGCGTGGCCGGGCTTCTACGCCGGCGATCACTTCGGCACCTTCAACTGGTGGATGCGGCTCATCACCGGTGTGCTGGGCGCGTGGGGGATCGCCTTCTTCGGGTTGCCCTGGGCGGATCGCCTGATGACCGCCGAGGAGGATGCCCCAGACGTGCAAGCCGTCGGGGGACCGCAGACGGCCGCGCGGGAAAGCGCACATGACCGGCGTCATAGCCGGGAGGCCTCCAGGCCGTTATGA